In Dermacentor variabilis isolate Ectoservices chromosome 7, ASM5094787v1, whole genome shotgun sequence, a genomic segment contains:
- the LOC142587814 gene encoding sulfotransferase ssu-1-like isoform X2 — translation MSAEAFRVINSLYLGKHFPDDTVLSTLAYKPQPGDLIIVSYPKCGTTWMQHIVYNILMDAEEPEDPLDQVLRMPFLEMQGAEAAVYAPQPRVLKTHLPFHMIPYSPDAKYIYITRNPYDCCVSFYYHTRNNPPYQFSEGTFEEFFELFLHGRVDFRDYFDNVLSWYKHRRDPNVLFLTYEELKTDTAGLVHRVASFIDEERETRLKKNPELLGKILEKSSIEYMKHKISNSRQAPRREFSNSPQMKTLRPELLKGLNNLMAFTKKPMTGNFVRRGQVGDWRNHFSPEQIQRMKQKIAEANAKSDFMNLWRDVDIP, via the coding sequence TTCCCCGACGACACAGTTCTGTCGACGTTGGCGTACAAGCCACAACCTGGTGATCTAATCATCGTGAGCTACCCAAAATGTGGTACCACTTGGATGCAACACATAGTATACAACATCCTAATGGACGCTGAAGAACCTGAGGACCCGTTAGACCAGGTACTGCGAATGCCTTTCCTGGAGATGCAGGGAGCCGAAGCCGCTGTTTACGCTCCACAACCTCGCGTCTTGAAGACTCACTTACCTTTCCACATGATCCCTTATTCCCCAGACGCAAAGTACATCTACATCACTCGGAACCCCTACGACTGCTGCGTGTCATTTTACTACCACACCCGGAACAACCCACCGTATCAGTTTAGCGAAGGCACTTTCGAAGAGTTCTTTGAACTATTCTTGCATGGACGGGTCGATTTTAGAGACTACTTCGACAACGTGCTCTCCTGGTATAAGCATCGGAGAGACCCTAATGTTCTGTTTCTAACATATGAGGAACTTAAAACTGACACCGCCGGGCTTGTCCATCGAGTGGCCAGTTTCATCGACGAAGAAAGAGAGACGAGGCTTAAAAAAAATCCCGAGCTTCTTGGGAAAATTCTGGAGAAGTCTAGCATAGAATACATGAAGCACAAGATTAGCAATAGCCGGCAGGCTCCTAGGCGAGAATTCAGCAATTCACCGCAGATGAAGACTCTTAGACCGGAGCTACTGAAAGGACTTAATAATCTGATGGCGTTTACGAAGAAACCCATGACCGGCAATTTCGTCCGCAGGGGGCAAGTAGGAGACTGGAGGAATCACTTCTCGCCAGAACAGATTCAACGTATGAAACAGAAAATTGCGGAAGCAAATGCAAAGTCTGACTTCATGAATCTGTGGAGGGATGTAGATATTCCATGA